A single Methanocaldococcus bathoardescens DNA region contains:
- the bioD gene encoding dethiobiotin synthase yields the protein MIFVTGTDTGVGKTYVSSILAENLKKIGVNVGYLKPVETGGREDTLTLKNILKTDDDLDLMNPINLKLPLSPNIAFEVENYNISLDEIKEKIKNAYNILKEKYDFLIVEGAGGVCVPIKENFLMSDLIKFLDLDAVVVSRPNLGTINHTLLTVEHLRNKGINVRGVIINCITDLSEVLYYEKTFETIEKVGNIEIIGIVKNREDFEIDFEKIM from the coding sequence ATGATATTTGTGACAGGAACAGATACTGGTGTAGGGAAAACCTATGTTTCATCAATTTTGGCAGAGAATTTAAAGAAAATAGGCGTTAATGTTGGATATTTAAAGCCAGTTGAGACAGGGGGGAGAGAAGATACATTAACTTTAAAAAATATTCTAAAAACTGACGATGATTTGGATTTAATGAATCCTATTAATTTAAAACTTCCCTTATCCCCAAATATTGCGTTTGAAGTTGAAAATTACAACATCTCTTTAGATGAGATAAAAGAGAAAATAAAAAATGCTTATAATATTTTAAAGGAAAAATATGATTTTTTGATTGTTGAAGGAGCTGGAGGGGTTTGTGTTCCAATAAAAGAGAACTTTTTAATGAGTGATTTGATTAAATTTTTAGATTTAGATGCGGTTGTTGTTTCAAGACCTAATTTAGGGACTATTAACCACACTTTACTAACTGTTGAACATTTGAGAAATAAGGGGATTAATGTTAGAGGGGTTATTATCAACTGCATAACTGATTTGAGTGAAGTTCTTTATTATGAGAAAACCTTTGAGACAATTGAAAAAGTTGGAAATATTGAGATAATTGGAATTGTTAAAAATAGAGAAGATTTTGAAATTGATTTTGAGAAAATAATGTAA